A window of Dermacentor andersoni chromosome 4, qqDerAnde1_hic_scaffold, whole genome shotgun sequence genomic DNA:
GACGGCGAGTGCTTTGAGTTCCTTTAACGGCGCGGCAGGCTGATCCCACTGGTCCAGGGTCAGTACAATTTGGGCCTCATCCTCCTGGTCCGCTTCATCCTGTGACGGTTGAGGCAGGCGGCTCAGAGCATCGGCATTGCACATGGATTTTCCAGGCTTATGTTGCAATCGATATCGGTAGGCCCCGAGTATGATTGCCCATCGCTGAATGCGGGCAGCGGCCATAACCGGCGTTTGCCTGTCCGCTCTTAGGAGACCCAACAATGGCTGGTGGTCAGTTATTAGTGTGAATTGCCTGCCCAGCAGATAATCTCGGAACCTCGTGACACCGTAGACGAGAGCTAATGCCTCACGCTCGATCTGCGAGTAATTCTTTTCTGCGGCAGTGAGCGTCCGAGATCGGAATCCTAGGGGCTGATACTGTCCTGCAATGCGATGGAATAAAGCCGCTCCCACGCCGTAGGGTGACGCATCAGCCTCCAAAAATAGCTCTTTTGAGGAGTCGAAGTGAGTCAgcaccggagcggaacacaaaacGGCTTTAGCCTTCCGGAATGCCTCATCCTCAGGCCCTTCCCAAGACCATCTCGATTTCTTTTCTAGAAGTCGGTATAAGGGTCTGAGGAGCGTGGACAGATTAGGCAAGAATTTGTTATAGAAAGTGAGCATGCCCAAAAATGACCGAAGCTCCGTAACGTTTCGAGGAGTCGGAGCCAGCTTAATTGCCTCGATGTTCTTTTCTGACGGGTGCAGCCCTGCGGCATCAATTCTATGTCctagatacgtaacggacgattcGCCTAGTCGGCACTTGTCCGCCCGGAGCTTGATGCCGTATTCCCTGAAACGCTGCAGAACTGCTTGCAGATTCTTATTTGGCTGATCCTTCGCATCTGCTATTAAGACATCATCTAAGTACGCTTGAACCCCTGGAAGACCTTGGAGAACGTACTCAATCGTTCTTTGAAAAATCGCAGGTGCAGACGCGATTCCAAATGGCAGTCGATTATAGCAGAAGAGGCCCTTGTGTGTATTTATAACAGCTAATTTACGCGAATCTTCGTCTAGAAGAATTTGGTTGTAGGCATCGCGTAAATCCAAGATGCTGAACTGCTGTCCCCCACGAAGCGTAGCGAAAATGTCGTCTACTACGGGTAGAGGATACCTTTCCATTTCACAAACTGGGTTCAGTGTTACTTTAAAATCTCCACAGATGCGAACTGTCCCATCGCTTTTCAATACAGGAACCACCGGGGTGGCCCATTCTGCATAGGAAACAGGCGAGATAATGCCGGCGGCCACGAGTCGGTCTAACTCGGCGGAGACCTTGTCCAACAGAGCGAACGGaacatttcttgccttgcagAACCTTGGTGTTGCTCCGTCCTTTATATGCAGCCGTGCGGGTGGCCCCTTTATGAGTCCCAAGCCCTCCGTGAAGAGGTCAGCGTACTGCTCCATCACGGGTGCTGCTCCTTGGCTATCCAGCTTCGCTTCGGTTGACTGCGACGTGATCTGAAGAAGCGGCGCCCCTTTTATTTCGAGTTTCTGCAGTATGTCACGGCCACAAAGGCTAGGGCCTTCGCAGTTCAACACTACGAGATTGCAATCAACTGTCGCAGACTGATAGGAAGCTTGcatttgcagaacgcccagcacTGGTAGCTTTCCAAGGTAACATGAAAGGGTTAGCGCAGCCTCACAAAACGGTGGCCACCTATGACGATGAGCTTCGTATATTGCTTTAGGCACCACGCAGACAGGCGAACCGGTGTCAATTATCATTTTCAGCGGAATTCCATTCCACGTGACAAGTTTCTGTATGGGCGGAACCAGACTTTCATTACTTTTTACTGACCATATTTGCAACCCATTGCTGCCGCTGACTTCCATTTCAGCTGAACATTCGGTTATCGCCAAGGTTCGTTGGGCGGGAACTGTTCGCGAGCATACTCTCGCCAAGTGACCTTGTCGCCCGCATTTGTAACACCGGCGCCTTCGCAGCGAGCACGCAATGGCTTGATGCCCTTGTCGGCCACAGCATCTACATTGTTGCACTGTCATACTCGGTTCATTCCTTGATATTGCGGGTTCCCCTTTCCGCTGAAAGTTGAGCGCATCGATGGCGTCaccttgactgcttatctgttgcGAACCTAGCTTTGCGCTTTCTGCAGCTAGAGCAAGTGCTTCGGCTTCCGCGAGAGTCAAATCCTTCTTCGCTAGTAGCTGTTTCTGCAAGTttttcgaccgcactccgcaaacgATGCGATCCCTCAGCATTCGCTGCAACATCGAAGAGAAATTGCAGTTATGGGCTATTCGACGAATTGCTACGATAAACGCCTGCATAGACTCTCCTTCTTGTTGGCTTCGATGAAAGAACTTGAAACTTTCCGATATCTCGTTAGGAGATGGATCATAGTGCTCATTCAAGGTTGAAACAACTTCTTCATAGCTTAGTGAGCTCGGCTTTCTAGGTGCTACTCTACCGCAAAGAATTTCCACGGTCCTAGATCCTAACGCCGCAACCAACAAGGCTCTATTCTTGGCGTCGTCTGTAACCTCGTTTGCTTCAAAGTAAGCGTCGACTTTTACGAGGTATGCGTTCCACTTATCTGTGTCCTCTATGAAATCCGGAAGCTTGAGGGCCATGGTCACGGCTGGGCTGATGGGCGTCTTCGTGTCGTGGCTGGTGCCCGGTCGCTGTTGCGTATCCGTGGGggttctcgtcgccactgttgcgaTAGTTGACTggcggaggcaacgcccctcccgtagtgaacgagacagtcgttccacCACCaagaacgccgggtttattcacgctcggaaatataaagaaaagataaggggagagggaaggtgtgacagaaagagtgcgcacatgcgcactgaaggaaatagcttgcttgtcatgttcatgggttaccgcaaCATCCCTCGTCACCCGAATATGTTTTTTGGTAAGAAACCGCATGTTAACACCAAGGCAGCCCTAgatttcttgaatgatgttgtcCTTCATGTTATAAGCCTATTAAACTCATAGCGCATCGTTTTCCGAGAAGATGCTGCTGTGATAATGTTTTGTATATGACATGCTTCCAGGCCcgtgtgtttcaagggctctaacaAGGCAGCAGTGGTCTAGCAAATTTTAGTGTCAGGCATATTTTGTACAACGTATCATTATCTCGCAATGCATCTTAATGGTCATAGTTCCCGCCATTTTGcgtcgccataatcttattataaaCAGATTTTATacactttagagcgactatttttaaggacCATTTACAGCCACGTCATATCAATCACATAGTAATCGTACCTAAACTGCAAGCCCATCaacactggcatggcgctctttggccatacctggccctagTGCCAGTAAACATCGCACATTTATTCATAGTCATTCAGTCGACAGAGATGACATTCCGGTTCAAAGCCATTGCGGCACTCTTCACTGTATCCAGTCATAGCCTCTGATGGCCGAGCTTTACAATGTGCAAAGCCAATTCAAGCCAGAGGCCCAAGTTAATGTTGGCGCAGCATTGAAATGGCCATCAACTTTCCATTACTCTAACAGGGCCCGTGCGCAGAGATAGTGCAACGTTATATTTAAACATTAAGCTTGTTTCTGAGCATTATGATCAGTTATTTACTAAATTAAAATTGCGACTGAGGTTCATATCTCTCTTACACACAGTACCACTATAGTAAAAGTTCCTGTTTATCAGCACTGTTCACGCTGTAGAGCGTGGATTAGTAATTCAGCGATTGCGTTTTCTATGACGTGGTACTTCGGCTCCATGTCGCATGGGCTTTGTGAATGACGGTTATTACCTTCGATATTTGCGAGCACACTAATGCATCTTCTTTCTTACTGTTaaaggtgaaagccttaagtggctggTGCCCTGAATGGCGTTGTAGAAACGCATCGTCTTGTCCAATGACGCAAAAGCTATCATAATCCACAATCGTTCGCCCTCTCCCCTCCCCTATGAAAGCAAAAGTTGCAATGGCCCATCCGTCTCGTAATGTAAACGCCACAAGGACGCAtcaaagtgaagcgtacagtgcatacattcattgtactcacgcatacaacgtacagaaacgcgaTGGTTAGTCGAGAGGTACAACAAAAAAGCGCGAGACCTTCTCAATTGCTGATACTCCTGTAAGGCTGAggttacaagcactcagcaaagtaaaACAAACACTGTATACATTGATTGAAATGGCCCACACAACATTCAGAACAGCATACGTTCCAATCCCCAACTGCGACGATGCAACGTAAAGATGAAATGAAACGCCGTTGCTGCGAGTCTATAGCCTCTTATGCAAGCAGCGCGCGATGCCACAGCTAAGGGTCAAAAACGAGCCAAAGAAGTCGAACTACGAGaccaacgcgacgatgcgaggcGACGCATTACGAAGTGGGCAGCAGGCTCTCGCCTGTACTTGTTACAGGAGTATAACGTggtgctgaattttttttctgggtGAATAAACATAGTGTATATGAGAGGGTATATGCCAAAAACCAGTGATAACAGTACCTGGATTACCTACAAACAGCACCGGTGCGAATGTGGAACCAGGGATGAGTGAACCCCAGTGCGCCGTGGTGCTGTTGGTCGAGGATGCTATAAGTGTAACTTGTTATTGAAAACATAGTAAATGAGGCACAAACTTTGTTTGCAAGACTAAATAAAGTTTCCTATCTTAAAAATACTAAATATAATTTAAGATTGCTGCATCGCTTGCGACAATTAGACAACTGTGGCTTAGTCGCAAGGTTGTCGCAAATTTACATTTCTCCCGGCGGAAGCTGTTTCGTTTTAGTTTATGTTTCATATGCCCTCCAGGAATACTGAATGAATTTCAGCTTATATACATTCCACCCTCATTTCATTCAGCGACGAAGAAATATCAAAACAGTTGATCTGGTGCAAGTCAAGCTGCAGCGACCGCACTTGGCTTCAAATTGCTGACGCAGACTGGTTGTATAGAAACAACAAACCAAAGCAACGTGTTCCCTGAGTGCGCCTATTCCCAAAGGTTCTTTACTTACTGAGGCAGGGAGGTGTCCAACTGCGTTGTCCCGCTCTTTTTCTGGCATTCCTACTTCCCTCGGGCCGTAGCTTTGTCTTTCTCCTAATGCTGCCGTGGCTCTGGTGCGGACAACAGTCCagtacttttgttttcttctcaCATACAAGCTCAGCAAAGAGGGCAGAAAGCCCGAGTGATAAATTACAGTTACCCCGGTGTTCCTGTGACATTGATAACGCACAACGCGAAGGCAACAGTACCGTTGTAAGCGATTCCAGCGGCTCTAGTAAGACACTGGAACACGGAACACTCTTCACCTCTCACGTGATATCTCTCAAATTTTCTTCCGGCTCAGGGTATAGAGTGCTGCTCTATAGAACAAAGCCACGAGAGAAGAAGTCTCTTGCGTGCTCTTTCTGACAATAGCAACGCTGCGCTGTAATACTTTGTTTCCCAAATTCCGAAGGTAGATTTTGGGGTATAATACCTAATACCTAGGTGCAAATACTGTAGCTATAAATAAAGACGGAATAGAACTAAAATGAGAACGCTTCATCAATAGCGATTAAGGAGGCCACAGAATAGTGCCTGATTGAATGTACATTGTATGTATAGCATACTGTTTTTATGTAACGAAGGCACGAACAGCCCAGCTCATAGCGTGTATTAAAGAGAAACTTTTTTCTTAGTCTAATGGGTTCTGCTCACGCCTCAAGAGGCAATGAACCAGgttgacttcctttttttttttgttgttgtttctactGCGCCTTCTTCTGTTCTACGTTTAGTGACATTTACAGAAAACCCGGCTGAGAGAATAAGACTCGGTGAGATATGTTTTCAGTGCTGCGCCATACCTCCACCATATTTGCATTGCCAATAAAATGATGAACTGGGCTAGTTGCTTTTGAATTTGTGATTAGTAATGCATTAGGAAAACAAAAGACAGCTGTCGAACTAGCGGACCAATGGATGCGTGAAACTTCAAGTTTTACTGCACTGAAGACAAGAATAGCACATGTGTTGAAGAAATCTTCAACGATTTTTGGTATGACTGTGGCACTTTCCACCATATTGGTATTCAAGCGCACATGAGAGTCGTGTGACAGTGCGTGGGTTACGGTTCAACCTTTTTAACAACTTATCGTCTATTCAAGATAAACGTTTTAAGTTGATTTTCGCTCACAGCTTGAGGGTTTACTTACGATTACAAGCAGTCGCTTCTGTCAACCCTACGATGGGCGTGGCACGTGAACAGTGAGTGGAGAAAAGTTGTCGCGTTGTGGAAAAATCCCGCATGCATCTTCATCTGGCGCCTGTCTTGAGTCTTGCGCCAAACGACGTCAATTCGGAAAGATATTTAGCTCTGATGAAGACCAAAGTGTATTTCGTGCTTCCTTGACTAAATGTCTTAAAACCCAATGCTTGTCATCAGGCCGTCCAAGACATGCATGATATAGCCCGTTGTACTGTCCTTGATAATATTTTTGTCGTGAACAATTTGATATCGTAGTGGAGTTATATCACGTGGAAGTAAGTAGGCTTGTCGGATGGCATAATAGGAAGCAAGCCGTTTATGAAGAAACGTACAGGATTCGGAGGATTGAAGCGTGATCAATGAGAATGagttatgaaaaagaaaaaaaagagagatttgCCAAGACAACACGAAGCGTGGTGAATTATTCCACATTAATGtgggcgaaaatatttttgctACAATGATAGTCATCTCGTAGATACTATTGTTTTTCATGGAATGCTCTTGGAAAAGAGGGAGCTGTGCTTCAGTCTATCTTTCACACATggaggggagggtgggggggttATGCTCACAAGAAATATTTGAAGTATAAGAAATTGTTACTAAATTGCCCTCTTACCCTCACATTGTGGTGCACGATCAATTGTGCTCTTCAGTTACGAATGGAAGCGAATGGAAGAATGGAATGTTCGTTATTAAGGACGTCACACCTAACAATCCAATGAAatagtaaaaaaataattttataccAAACATTCAAAATATTTTATAAACAACGATTTGCAAGGTCAAAGTGATATTGCGGTAACTGGAAAAGAGGTAGCCAACCGACTGGCGGCTGATGCTCTCTCCTTGATTGCAATAACTTATAATAAAATTATTCAATCTGATCAAAAAAGCGTTCTACCTATATTGCGAATTATATTATCTGAAAATTTGTGGTTAAAGGAGGAAATAAAGGCGCCATTGCTTTATCAAGCAGACCCTACGTAAAGGTTTCTCTGAACCTAAAGACTGACCAAACTTTAAATAGACTTCTCTAGCCTTTACGATTGGCTGCGGCATGCACACCTCGCTTTTTTAACACCGCGTGAAAAAGACAGCCAACAACTGACCTACGATTACATCCCAGATAATTCTGTGGGGCACTTGGTCATAGATTGTCCGCAGTATAATCAAGGGCCAGTTCATTTTCGAGATATATTAAACAATACAAACGTGTAGTTTCCATTATGAAAGAACATGGCCTACGGTTATGCTCC
This region includes:
- the LOC140217240 gene encoding uncharacterized protein, which codes for MEQYADLFTEGLGLIKGPPARLHIKDGATPRFCKARNVPFALLDKVSAELDRLVAAGIISPVSYAEWATPVVPVLKSDGTVRICGDFKVTLNPVCEMERPLYRLLEKKSRWSWEGPEDEAFRKAKAVLCSAPVLTHFDSSKELFLEADASPYGVGAALFHRIAGQYQPLGFRSRTLTAAEKNYSQIEREALALVYGVTRFRDYLLGRQFTLITDHQPLLGLLRADRQTPVMAAARIQRWAIILGAYRYRLQHKPGKSMCNADALSRLPQPSQDEADQEDEAQIVLTLDQWDQPAAPLKELKALAVADEVLSQSNGLAERAVRTVKEGLKKIGGSCIITSLARLLCNYRNAPHQGGPSPSEMLLGYRLRTRLDMSFPSRACPAKAVNDSSWNFAPGDHVYVRNYGVGDKWAPGIVETTSGARLLDVKTADGFVRRHLDQVRKRTTDETPAAVDRSRLPTTGSPVIKEPRTSETPEKIPEAQPQELRRSTRSKKPVVRFGY